A stretch of Pseudomonas sp. LS.1a DNA encodes these proteins:
- a CDS encoding LexA family transcriptional regulator, whose translation MNMDKWIALVRTRMEELGLTQEQLAERVGVSQGSVGHWVNKRRQPKIESMNRTLVEIGMPHYSVSLQLRIQGQDGERSVYEMDGADDDVDLMQYIVCFRYPVLGWDELGIAEGVEPGVFEQTDYLAQGKAFWLTVENDAMSAASGRSVPQGMRMLVDPGVDAEPGRLVIARQPGKPAIFRELAEEGGQRYLKALNSNYPALLCEDGCEFLGVVVRVHGSF comes from the coding sequence ATGAATATGGATAAATGGATCGCCCTGGTCCGTACCCGGATGGAAGAGCTAGGGCTCACTCAGGAACAGCTGGCCGAGCGCGTTGGCGTGTCTCAAGGCAGCGTGGGGCATTGGGTGAACAAGCGGCGTCAGCCGAAGATCGAGTCGATGAATCGCACGCTCGTCGAGATTGGCATGCCCCATTACAGCGTCAGCTTGCAGCTGCGCATTCAGGGGCAGGACGGGGAGCGGAGCGTTTACGAGATGGATGGGGCCGATGACGACGTGGACCTCATGCAATACATCGTGTGCTTCCGCTACCCGGTGCTGGGCTGGGATGAGCTAGGTATCGCAGAGGGGGTGGAGCCAGGTGTGTTCGAGCAGACTGACTACCTGGCCCAAGGCAAGGCGTTCTGGCTGACCGTCGAGAATGATGCGATGAGTGCCGCCAGTGGCCGCAGTGTGCCGCAGGGTATGCGGATGTTGGTGGACCCTGGGGTAGATGCCGAGCCAGGGCGTTTGGTTATCGCTCGTCAGCCGGGCAAACCGGCGATCTTCCGTGAGTTGGCGGAGGAAGGTGGGCAACGGTACCTGAAGGCACTTAACAGCAACTACCCGGCGCTGCTGTGTGAGGATGGCTGCGAGTTTCTGGGGGTGGTCGTGCGGGTGCATGGCTCCTTCTAG
- a CDS encoding LexA family protein: MENWNAFLKRYKREHNLSQLKLAERLGMTQGGVGHWLRGTRRPTLETINEKLEKLGLVFLEAQVMVVERDIVRESPGHYAAEQPVSAEALLYASFRFPVLSWADLQGPLPETSKAHEQTDYMPAGNAFWLVVENDSMNAASGKSVPEGMRVLVDTGLPAEPGRLVIARQPGRPAVLRQLVEEGGDKMLKPLNTRYPTVLCEEGCEFLGVVVRGHEVF; encoded by the coding sequence ATGGAAAACTGGAACGCATTTCTCAAGCGCTACAAGCGCGAACACAATCTCAGCCAACTGAAGCTGGCCGAACGCCTGGGCATGACTCAGGGGGGCGTGGGGCATTGGCTGCGTGGCACGCGGCGGCCGACGCTGGAAACCATCAACGAAAAGCTCGAAAAACTTGGGCTGGTGTTTCTGGAAGCCCAAGTCATGGTGGTGGAGCGCGATATCGTGCGCGAATCGCCTGGTCACTATGCGGCTGAACAGCCGGTTTCGGCCGAAGCGCTGCTGTATGCGAGCTTTCGCTTCCCGGTGCTGAGTTGGGCTGACTTGCAGGGGCCTTTGCCAGAGACAAGCAAGGCCCACGAACAGACGGACTATATGCCCGCAGGCAATGCATTCTGGTTGGTGGTGGAAAACGACTCGATGAATGCCGCCAGCGGCAAGAGCGTGCCTGAGGGCATGCGTGTGCTGGTGGATACCGGCCTGCCGGCAGAACCAGGGAGGTTGGTAATCGCGCGGCAGCCCGGGCGGCCGGCAGTATTGCGGCAGTTGGTCGAGGAGGGCGGAGACAAGATGCTCAAGCCGCTGAATACGCGCTATCCGACAGTCCTGTGTGAAGAAGGCTGCGAGTTTCTGGGCGTGGTCGTGCGGGGGCACGAGGTTTTCTAG
- a CDS encoding aldo/keto reductase, with the protein MNLKSLIANPLGFGTAPLGNMFRNVPEDEVQATVDAAWNNGVRYFDSAPFYGAGLSESRLGNALAARPRDEYVLSTKVGRIILDELEDPAARELGEKSGLFEHGNRNRIVNDYSADATLRSIEDSLRRLKTDRLDIVWIHDIAQDFYGDEWLSQFEVARTGAFRVLTRLREEGVIKAWGLGVNRVEPIELTLDLEEARPDGFLLAGRYSLLDHDRALQRVMPQAVEQGVGIVVGGPYSSGVTAGGEHFEYQKATQPVLAKLERIRAVARAHGVDVKAAALQFALAHPAVVSVIPGSTRPAHANEDLAALSKVIPMAFWNDLRQQGLINAKAPVPAV; encoded by the coding sequence ATGCCGCCTGGAACAACGGCGTGCGCTACTTCGACAGCGCGCCGTTCTACGGTGCCGGCCTCTCCGAAAGCCGTCTGGGCAATGCCCTGGCCGCTCGCCCACGTGACGAGTACGTGCTCAGCACCAAGGTCGGCCGCATCATCCTCGACGAACTGGAAGACCCGGCTGCCCGTGAACTGGGCGAAAAAAGCGGCCTGTTCGAGCACGGCAACCGCAACCGCATCGTCAACGACTACAGCGCCGACGCCACCCTGCGCTCGATCGAAGACAGCCTGCGCCGCCTGAAGACCGACCGCCTGGACATCGTCTGGATCCACGACATCGCCCAGGACTTCTACGGTGACGAATGGCTGAGCCAGTTCGAAGTCGCCCGTACCGGTGCCTTCCGCGTACTGACCCGTCTGCGTGAAGAAGGTGTGATCAAGGCCTGGGGCCTGGGTGTGAACCGCGTCGAGCCGATCGAGCTGACCCTCGACCTGGAAGAAGCCCGTCCGGACGGCTTCCTGCTGGCCGGCCGCTACTCGCTGCTGGACCACGACCGCGCACTGCAACGCGTCATGCCGCAAGCGGTGGAGCAGGGTGTCGGCATTGTCGTGGGTGGCCCGTACAGCTCGGGTGTTACCGCTGGCGGCGAGCACTTCGAGTACCAGAAAGCCACCCAGCCGGTGCTGGCCAAGCTCGAGCGCATCCGTGCCGTGGCCCGTGCCCATGGCGTGGATGTGAAGGCGGCGGCCCTGCAGTTCGCCCTGGCCCACCCGGCCGTGGTCTCGGTGATCCCGGGCTCCACCCGCCCTGCACACGCCAACGAAGACCTCGCCGCCCTGAGCAAGGTGATTCCGATGGCCTTCTGGAACGACCTGCGCCAGCAAGGGCTGATCAACGCCAAGGCTCCGGTACCTGCTGTTTAA
- a CDS encoding Bcr/CflA family efflux MFS transporter, translating into MNRPLCSPRSFLCSALLILLCLLGVFPLDVILPSFPALADEFHVESQQIAYSVSFFAFGVALAQIVIGPLSDGMGRKRLLLAGLGVSIAGAVGCVLSTRYETFMAFRLLQALGCGSFVLGQALVQDLYSGRQRNAMRILLISASGLFISLSPVAGAFLQQSFGWKGSFTVFAFIAVIVSCLSYALLQDTPASRGRSSGMRSYWVMLRDTTYLAHSLLSSLAFACHFSFIVVAPLALMDRLGLTPYQFSVVFIAYGLAYIAGGAAATYLNNRVSPQVQIKTGFLLIAAGGITLLIWEQLAGLTVAGLLLSMIICTTGTTLVRPAATTQALARYPHQAGAAASLNTTLLFVGGGLAGSLVAGVESELPMSLGLLFLGVSLCGWLLLACLTETLSSTRT; encoded by the coding sequence GTGAACCGGCCCTTGTGTTCACCCAGGAGCTTTCTGTGCTCGGCCTTGTTGATTCTGTTGTGTCTATTGGGTGTATTCCCGCTGGATGTAATCCTGCCATCATTCCCTGCGCTCGCAGACGAGTTTCACGTCGAGTCACAGCAGATAGCCTACTCGGTGAGCTTCTTTGCGTTTGGTGTCGCCTTGGCGCAAATCGTGATCGGGCCATTGTCGGATGGCATGGGGCGCAAGCGGTTGTTGCTCGCTGGGTTGGGAGTGTCCATTGCAGGGGCAGTGGGTTGTGTACTTTCAACCCGCTATGAGACGTTCATGGCGTTCCGTTTGCTGCAGGCCCTGGGTTGCGGGAGTTTCGTGCTGGGCCAGGCGCTCGTGCAGGATCTGTACAGTGGTAGACAGCGCAATGCCATGCGGATCCTGCTGATCAGCGCAAGTGGGCTGTTCATTTCGTTGTCACCGGTCGCAGGCGCTTTTCTCCAACAATCCTTTGGCTGGAAAGGCAGCTTTACGGTATTCGCTTTCATAGCCGTGATCGTTTCATGCCTGTCATATGCATTGCTGCAGGACACGCCTGCATCGCGAGGCCGTAGTTCGGGCATGCGCAGCTATTGGGTCATGCTGCGTGATACGACCTATCTTGCGCACTCCCTGCTGTCCAGCCTCGCGTTTGCCTGCCATTTTTCCTTCATCGTGGTCGCGCCATTGGCGTTGATGGACCGCCTGGGGCTGACGCCATATCAATTCTCGGTGGTATTTATCGCCTATGGGCTTGCGTATATCGCTGGCGGAGCAGCTGCGACCTACTTGAACAATCGTGTAAGCCCGCAGGTTCAGATCAAGACAGGATTCCTGCTTATAGCTGCCGGGGGCATCACACTGTTGATCTGGGAGCAGCTAGCGGGATTGACGGTGGCGGGGCTGCTGCTGTCGATGATCATCTGCACGACCGGGACAACGCTGGTGCGTCCTGCTGCAACGACCCAAGCCTTGGCGCGCTACCCGCATCAGGCCGGTGCGGCAGCGTCGCTCAATACGACGTTGTTGTTCGTAGGTGGTGGTTTGGCTGGCAGTCTTGTTGCTGGCGTCGAAAGCGAACTGCCGATGAGCCTGGGGCTTTTGTTCCTGGGTGTCAGTTTGTGCGGATGGCTACTGCTTGCATGCCTGACGGAAACGCTATCGAGCACTCGAACTTGA
- a CDS encoding DUF6124 family protein encodes MKHPKNDETDLDSEAARRALDYYLNPNPPRPTLDNKIWTLHQGVTTDQAQEHAIALLRCAAATAQETATHQQGSQRELTFALMHMMDMARALLEHKRTGEPGL; translated from the coding sequence ATGAAACATCCGAAAAACGACGAAACAGATCTCGACAGCGAAGCCGCCCGCCGCGCTCTCGACTACTACCTCAACCCCAACCCACCGCGTCCCACTCTGGACAACAAGATCTGGACCCTGCACCAGGGCGTAACCACCGACCAGGCGCAGGAGCACGCCATCGCCCTGCTGCGCTGCGCCGCCGCCACCGCACAGGAGACCGCAACCCACCAGCAGGGCAGCCAGCGCGAGCTGACCTTCGCCCTGATGCACATGATGGACATGGCCCGCGCACTGCTGGAGCACAAACGCACCGGGGAACCGGGTTTGTAG
- a CDS encoding SRPBCC family protein, whose product MATAQASITLATDANRVWQLIGGFDALPDWLPFIPESTLSEGGRVRTLKSVAGDTIVERLLDFNEAGRSYSYTILTGPAPVRDYQSTLRVVAEGSGSRVEWSGSFVPVGISDAEATALFAGIYEDGLAALKKGLEG is encoded by the coding sequence ATGGCAACTGCACAAGCTTCCATCACCCTGGCAACCGATGCCAATCGCGTCTGGCAACTGATTGGCGGTTTCGACGCGCTGCCCGACTGGCTGCCGTTCATTCCCGAAAGCACCCTGAGCGAAGGCGGCCGCGTTCGTACCCTGAAAAGCGTGGCTGGCGACACCATCGTCGAGCGCCTGCTGGACTTCAACGAAGCCGGCCGCAGCTACAGCTACACCATCCTCACAGGCCCGGCTCCGGTGCGTGACTACCAGTCGACCCTGCGTGTGGTGGCTGAAGGTAGCGGCTCTCGCGTGGAATGGTCCGGCTCGTTCGTGCCGGTGGGTATCAGCGATGCTGAAGCAACCGCGCTGTTTGCCGGCATCTACGAAGATGGCCTGGCGGCGCTGAAGAAAGGGCTGGAAGGCTAG
- a CDS encoding DUF4880 domain-containing protein translates to MTRLLLPLEHPGPAAEHHVDDALLYALKRLPRRVQQVFLLNRLDQLDFASIAARLDLPLASIERHMDQALQAGRSRRDVLASVAGQWYVRLQSPQVTACERIDFRRWLDADMANLQAFHDTELHWRSLLAPARQLGQDGWYRQGRAALSLGGCSVAVGLGVAALVLFGIWA, encoded by the coding sequence ATGACCCGTCTGCTGCTGCCCCTTGAGCACCCAGGCCCTGCTGCCGAACATCATGTCGACGACGCCCTGCTGTACGCCCTGAAGCGCCTGCCACGGCGTGTGCAACAGGTGTTCCTGCTCAACCGCCTCGACCAACTGGATTTCGCCAGCATCGCCGCCCGCCTCGACCTGCCATTGGCGAGCATCGAGCGGCACATGGACCAGGCACTGCAGGCCGGCCGCTCGCGCCGGGATGTGCTGGCGAGTGTTGCCGGGCAATGGTACGTGCGCTTGCAGAGCCCACAGGTAACGGCCTGCGAGCGGATTGATTTTCGCCGTTGGCTGGATGCGGACATGGCGAATCTGCAGGCGTTCCATGACACGGAACTGCACTGGCGCAGCCTGTTGGCACCGGCACGGCAACTGGGCCAGGACGGCTGGTACCGGCAAGGTCGGGCGGCACTGTCGTTGGGCGGCTGTTCGGTTGCGGTCGGACTTGGCGTGGCGGCGTTGGTGCTGTTTGGTATCTGGGCCTGA